Proteins from one Desulfomicrobium macestii genomic window:
- a CDS encoding thiamine pyrophosphate-dependent enzyme: MKTGMLRISPGFDDIMPSEYRELVDNGPYGQGYAIKDLGSFKELLEEHPLCAGCGLALALRLTLASLPAPEDTVVVGSTGCSALAFPQVALHNIHSLFGNQNAVATGLKRALRLRFPDKVKDVVVIAGDGAIADIGLDMVMQSWLRRENLTTIMLDNEAYANTGGQESGMSVQGAVLNMAPKGKNFPKLSLPEIAQASGCAYVASVSPAKPKQLSKAVRRAILVARDTGPTYVQIYSPCPTNYKINSKETISYIKWREREGLYKTTELISQQAQAFLDTIEEKS, translated from the coding sequence ATGAAGACCGGAATGCTGAGAATATCGCCTGGATTCGATGACATCATGCCTTCGGAATACCGGGAGCTAGTTGATAATGGTCCGTACGGGCAAGGTTACGCCATCAAGGATCTTGGTTCTTTTAAAGAGTTGTTGGAAGAGCATCCCCTTTGCGCTGGATGCGGCTTAGCCCTTGCACTAAGGCTGACCCTGGCATCGCTGCCCGCGCCAGAAGACACAGTTGTGGTCGGCTCTACTGGTTGCAGCGCGCTTGCATTCCCGCAGGTCGCGCTTCATAATATTCATTCCCTTTTCGGCAACCAGAATGCCGTGGCCACTGGTTTGAAGCGAGCGCTGAGGCTGAGATTTCCGGACAAAGTAAAGGATGTGGTGGTTATTGCCGGAGACGGCGCCATCGCCGACATAGGCCTGGACATGGTCATGCAGTCCTGGCTGCGTCGCGAGAATCTCACCACCATCATGCTGGACAACGAAGCCTACGCCAACACGGGCGGCCAGGAAAGCGGCATGTCCGTGCAAGGGGCTGTACTAAACATGGCTCCCAAAGGGAAAAATTTTCCGAAACTGTCACTTCCTGAAATTGCCCAGGCCTCGGGCTGTGCATATGTGGCTTCGGTTTCGCCTGCAAAACCTAAACAACTTTCAAAGGCGGTTAGACGGGCAATTTTGGTCGCGCGAGACACCGGACCGACCTATGTGCAAATCTACAGCCCCTGCCCCACAAATTACAAGATTAATTCCAAGGAAACCATTTCGTATATCAAGTGGCGGGAGAGGGAGGGATTGTACAAGACTACGGAGTTAATATCGCAGCAAGCCCAAGCGTTTCTGGACACCATCGAGGAAAAATCATGA